The stretch of DNA AGGAGAAACCGACATGCAGAAGAACGTCTTCGTGGGCAATCTCGCCAAGGCCGTTGTCGTCAGCGGCAACGGTGATCGCGCCGTCGCACGCTTCACCCTCATTTCCAACGAATACGCCGGCAAGGACAAGGAAACCGGCGAGGCGCGCGAACGCTCGGTGTCGATCCAGTTCACCGCCTTCCGGGCCAAGGCCGAGGCCATCGCCAAGAACGCGATGAAGGGCGATCAACTGATCGTTGACTACCGCATCGAGAACAACAACTTCCAGAAGGATGGCGAGGACGTGTACGGCTACAACTTCGTGGTGGAGGACTTCACTTTCGGCGCTCCGGGCAAGGAGAAGCGCGAACAGTTCCGGGCGGGCCAATGAATGACGGCCGCCACCCCAAGGATGAGCGAAGCGGAGTTCGCCCGCGTCGCTGCGACGTGTAGCAAGTGGTCGGAGCGTTCCTTGGGTGTAGCGCGTGCCCTACTGGTCGAAGGTGTGCCGCTGTCCGATGCGGCAGCGGCGCACGAAATGTCCAGGCAGCAGGCGAACGTCGTTCGCAACCGCTTCATGGCGAAGGCCGAGAAGCAGCGCGTCGATGCGTTCATGGCACGCGAGAAGCCCAAGCTGGCCGCCACCGTCTTGGAGCCGTTCGACCAGGACATGCGAACCCTA from Variovorax sp. PBL-H6 encodes:
- a CDS encoding single-stranded DNA-binding protein is translated as MQKNVFVGNLAKAVVVSGNGDRAVARFTLISNEYAGKDKETGEARERSVSIQFTAFRAKAEAIAKNAMKGDQLIVDYRIENNNFQKDGEDVYGYNFVVEDFTFGAPGKEKREQFRAGQ